The following proteins are encoded in a genomic region of Pseudodesulfovibrio mercurii:
- a CDS encoding DMT family transporter: protein MPGNRPLGFLFALLAVTIWSGNFLIASGFVNDIPPVTLAALRWVTATAVFLPFARRDMQRDMQALLDNRWELLVAAVTGVTLFNTLVYVSARTTEAVNMALFASTTPVFVVILARIFLKERISLLRGAGLVIAIAGMLAIATRGSLGVLLHMTFRAGDLVMLLAGFLWAVYSILVKRKPAAVSRNAYLGATFLLGTLPLIPAALLENCFAPAWTLTPAVLGAVLYIGILASLVAFFLWNSAIMHIGPGNAALFQYFMPVFSGIGAWFLLGQPVTTVHGVGFVLIFSGVVMATRPQRPA, encoded by the coding sequence ATGCCCGGCAACCGCCCCCTGGGATTCCTCTTCGCCCTGCTCGCCGTGACCATATGGTCCGGCAACTTCCTCATCGCCAGCGGATTCGTCAACGACATCCCGCCCGTGACCCTGGCCGCCCTGCGCTGGGTGACGGCCACGGCCGTGTTCCTGCCCTTTGCCCGGCGGGACATGCAGCGGGACATGCAGGCCCTGCTCGACAACCGCTGGGAACTCCTGGTGGCGGCCGTGACCGGCGTGACCCTGTTCAACACCCTGGTCTACGTCAGCGCGCGGACCACCGAGGCCGTGAACATGGCCCTGTTCGCCTCCACGACCCCGGTCTTCGTGGTCATCCTGGCCCGCATCTTCCTCAAGGAGCGCATCTCCCTGTTGCGCGGGGCCGGGCTGGTCATCGCCATCGCGGGCATGCTGGCCATCGCCACGCGGGGGAGCCTCGGGGTCCTCCTGCACATGACCTTCCGCGCGGGCGATCTGGTCATGCTCCTGGCCGGGTTCCTGTGGGCCGTGTACTCCATCCTGGTCAAGCGCAAGCCCGCCGCCGTCAGCCGCAACGCCTACCTCGGCGCGACCTTTCTCCTGGGGACCCTCCCGCTCATCCCTGCGGCGCTGCTGGAAAACTGCTTCGCCCCGGCCTGGACCCTGACCCCGGCCGTGCTCGGCGCGGTCCTGTACATCGGCATCCTGGCCTCGCTGGTGGCGTTCTTCCTCTGGAATTCCGCCATCATGCACATCGGACCGGGCAACGCCGCCCTGTTTCAGTACTTCATGCCGGTCTTCAGCGGCATCGGGGCCTGGTTCCTGCTCGGCCAGCCCGTGACCACGGTCCACGGCGTGGGGTTCGTGCTCATCTTCAGCGGCGTTGTCATGGCCACCCGCCCACAGCGCCCTGCCTGA
- a CDS encoding DUF1499 domain-containing protein — translation MKQLFVTALLALALAALFACSTKAPDLGMSEGKFAVCPPDLDCVSSQATDDKHRIEPIRATGDPDKVMVDLGTAVESVFGGKVLLTEGNYLRAEFKSRMLRTMDDAEFFYDQQAGLIQVHAVSRGEAFNFSDSRDRIEEVRMIFENMQ, via the coding sequence ATGAAACAGCTATTCGTGACCGCCCTTCTCGCCCTGGCCCTGGCCGCCCTCTTCGCCTGCTCCACCAAGGCCCCGGACCTGGGCATGAGCGAAGGCAAGTTCGCCGTCTGTCCGCCCGACCTCGACTGCGTCTCCTCCCAGGCCACCGACGACAAACACCGGATCGAGCCCATCCGGGCCACGGGCGATCCCGACAAGGTCATGGTCGATCTGGGCACGGCCGTGGAGTCCGTCTTCGGCGGCAAGGTGCTCCTGACCGAGGGCAACTACCTGCGCGCCGAGTTCAAGAGCCGCATGCTGCGCACCATGGACGACGCCGAGTTCTTCTACGACCAACAGGCGGGCCTGATCCAGGTCCACGCCGTGTCCAGAGGCGAGGCCTTCAACTTCTCGGACAGCCGCGACCGCATCGAAGAGGTCCGGATGATCTTCGAAAACATGCAATAG
- a CDS encoding ferredoxin, whose product MAIVIDHDECIGCESCVEICPEVFEMDADGEKATVIAPDSTLACVDEAIETCPNEAISK is encoded by the coding sequence ATGGCCATTGTTATTGATCATGATGAATGCATCGGTTGTGAATCCTGCGTGGAGATCTGCCCCGAAGTCTTTGAAATGGATGCCGACGGGGAAAAGGCCACGGTCATCGCCCCGGATTCCACCCTGGCCTGTGTGGACGAGGCCATCGAGACCTGTCCCAACGAGGCCATTTCCAAATAG
- a CDS encoding sulfite exporter TauE/SafE family protein, which translates to MLETIAIVFIVLAAAFLQGLTGFGFGLIALPLFGFFLDIKTSVPLMVLLAVIISLYLAVRLRKSIHLQCTFTLMAASILGIPLGVYALRQIPTRGLSVGVGVIIVAFTSYQFLVRPEPRTFGKRMTVLAGFCSGLLGGSLGVGGPPVIIYTALQPWTKDQTKATLACFFALSGLAIIIVQAASGMITSEVLHLYGLSLPALLIGIFLGTKAYERLSDRGYRQLALVLVFLLGCMMLYRNILPI; encoded by the coding sequence ATGCTGGAAACAATCGCCATCGTCTTCATCGTGCTCGCCGCCGCCTTCCTCCAGGGGCTGACCGGGTTCGGCTTCGGGCTCATCGCCCTGCCCCTGTTCGGGTTCTTCCTGGACATCAAGACCAGCGTGCCCCTGATGGTTCTCCTGGCGGTGATCATCAGCCTCTACCTCGCCGTCCGCCTGCGCAAAAGCATCCATCTCCAATGCACTTTCACACTGATGGCCGCCAGCATCCTCGGCATCCCTCTGGGCGTCTACGCGCTCAGGCAGATCCCGACCAGGGGACTGTCCGTTGGCGTGGGCGTCATCATAGTCGCCTTCACCAGCTACCAGTTCCTGGTCCGGCCCGAGCCCCGTACCTTCGGCAAACGGATGACCGTCCTGGCCGGGTTCTGCTCGGGACTGCTCGGCGGCAGCCTGGGCGTGGGCGGCCCGCCGGTCATCATCTACACCGCCCTGCAACCCTGGACCAAGGATCAGACCAAGGCCACCCTGGCCTGCTTCTTCGCCCTGTCCGGCCTGGCCATCATCATCGTCCAGGCCGCGTCCGGCATGATCACAAGCGAGGTCCTGCACCTCTACGGCCTGAGCCTGCCCGCCCTGCTCATCGGCATCTTTCTCGGCACCAAGGCCTACGAACGCCTCTCGGACCGTGGCTACCGGCAGCTGGCCTTGGTCCTGGTCTTCCTGCTCGGCTGCATGATGCTCTACCGGAACATCCTGCCCATATAA
- a CDS encoding CHASE2 domain-containing protein, whose amino-acid sequence MRELLKRLFKRDQLILLGAGVSVTVIMIALFLSQPKFLHLLNLKIYDNYLRQYHQPAATQVPVIIDLDEKSLAELGQWPWPRYRVALLLKYLTAYGAVAVASDVIFSEPDRTSPMVMQADVRRELHIDMRFEGLPRDLMDYDRLLAYNLKDGPYTLGFDFSRDRAVANNDCCVRPARTAVLSPPGAPSPHDCLPEGDRMICPIPVLAEAAPESGFITITPDLDSVYRRVPLLYSHDGQIYASLALATLMQATGEKNIIIKMSPVGIESIKFNDVVVPTDAGGQMLINYRGPMRTFEYISAADVLARKLAPGSLRGRIAFIGTSASGLKDIRATPLDPGFPGVEAHATIVDNILSKQILSVPDWAPGLEFLGMLAGGLVTTFLLMWARASWIILPLLGMGCAMWYGSVLFYREQNLFISPMYSYLTLGLTFITLTLIKFWREETAKRYIHGAFAHYLAPSVISQIMDNPDALSLDGQEKNITIQFSDVRNFTSLSEKLSPTQVTDLLHDYLTPMTRIITENEGTLDKFIGDAVMAFWNAPLDIENHQEKSLRAALAQQRRLEELNKVFLEKYGFAIAVGIGIHCGPVRVGNMGSSDLFDYTLIGDNVNLASRLEGLTKYYGQKIVVSQAIRDACPDGHYFRILDNVRVKGKKEPVTIYTVYAPEEAEARRDELALHERAHQAYVDRDFETAETLFRQLRGYGRDTILCDLYIERCEHLQTEPPACDWDCVFTHKTK is encoded by the coding sequence ATGCGTGAACTGCTGAAACGATTGTTCAAGAGGGACCAGCTGATACTCCTGGGAGCGGGCGTATCGGTCACGGTCATCATGATCGCGCTGTTCCTCAGCCAACCGAAATTCCTGCACCTGCTCAACCTGAAGATCTACGACAACTACCTGCGCCAGTATCACCAGCCCGCCGCCACCCAGGTGCCGGTGATCATCGACCTGGACGAGAAGAGCCTGGCCGAACTGGGCCAGTGGCCCTGGCCGCGCTACCGGGTGGCCCTGCTGCTCAAGTACCTGACCGCCTACGGCGCCGTGGCCGTGGCCTCGGACGTCATTTTCAGCGAACCGGACCGGACCTCCCCGATGGTCATGCAGGCCGACGTCAGGCGCGAGCTGCACATCGACATGCGTTTCGAGGGGCTGCCCAGGGACCTCATGGATTACGACAGGCTGCTGGCCTACAATCTCAAGGACGGGCCCTACACCCTCGGGTTCGACTTCAGCCGCGACAGGGCCGTCGCCAACAACGATTGCTGCGTACGGCCCGCCCGGACGGCCGTCCTGTCGCCGCCCGGCGCGCCGTCGCCCCACGACTGCCTGCCCGAGGGCGACCGGATGATCTGCCCCATCCCGGTCCTGGCCGAGGCGGCCCCGGAGAGCGGCTTCATCACCATCACCCCGGACCTGGACTCCGTGTACCGCCGGGTGCCCCTGCTCTACAGCCACGACGGACAGATTTACGCCAGCCTGGCCCTGGCCACCCTCATGCAGGCCACGGGCGAAAAGAACATCATCATCAAGATGTCGCCCGTGGGCATCGAATCCATCAAGTTCAACGACGTGGTCGTCCCCACGGACGCCGGCGGGCAGATGCTCATCAACTACCGCGGCCCCATGCGGACCTTCGAATACATCTCGGCCGCGGACGTCCTCGCCCGCAAGCTGGCGCCCGGCTCCCTGCGCGGCAGGATCGCCTTCATCGGTACCTCGGCCTCGGGGCTCAAGGACATCCGGGCCACGCCGCTGGACCCCGGCTTCCCCGGCGTTGAGGCCCACGCCACCATCGTGGACAATATCCTGTCCAAACAGATCCTCTCGGTGCCGGACTGGGCGCCGGGCCTGGAGTTCCTGGGCATGCTGGCGGGCGGACTGGTGACCACCTTCCTGCTCATGTGGGCCCGCGCCTCGTGGATCATCCTGCCCCTGCTCGGCATGGGCTGCGCCATGTGGTACGGATCCGTGCTCTTCTACAGGGAGCAAAACCTCTTCATCTCGCCCATGTACTCCTACCTGACCCTGGGCCTGACCTTCATCACCCTGACCCTGATCAAATTCTGGCGCGAGGAGACCGCCAAACGGTACATCCACGGGGCCTTCGCCCACTACCTCGCCCCGTCGGTCATCTCGCAGATCATGGACAACCCGGACGCCCTGTCCCTGGACGGCCAGGAAAAGAACATCACCATCCAGTTCTCGGACGTGCGCAACTTCACCTCCCTGTCCGAAAAACTCTCGCCCACCCAGGTCACGGACCTGCTCCACGACTACCTGACGCCCATGACCCGGATCATCACCGAAAACGAGGGCACCCTGGACAAGTTCATCGGCGACGCGGTCATGGCCTTCTGGAACGCCCCCCTGGACATCGAAAACCATCAGGAAAAATCCCTGCGCGCCGCCCTGGCCCAGCAGCGCAGACTCGAGGAACTGAACAAGGTGTTTCTCGAAAAATACGGCTTCGCCATCGCCGTGGGCATCGGCATTCACTGCGGCCCGGTGCGTGTGGGCAACATGGGCTCCAGCGACCTCTTCGACTACACCCTCATCGGCGACAACGTGAACCTCGCCTCGCGCCTGGAGGGACTGACCAAGTACTACGGCCAGAAGATCGTGGTCAGCCAGGCCATCCGCGACGCCTGCCCGGACGGCCACTACTTCCGCATCCTCGACAACGTGCGGGTCAAGGGCAAGAAAGAGCCCGTGACCATCTATACCGTGTACGCCCCGGAAGAGGCCGAAGCGCGGCGCGACGAACTCGCCCTCCACGAACGCGCCCACCAGGCCTACGTGGACCGCGACTTCGAAACCGCCGAAACCCTGTTCCGCCAACTGCGCGGATACGGAAGGGACACCATCCTCTGCGACCTGTACATCGAACGCTGCGAACACCTCCAAACCGAACCGCCCGCCTGCGACTGGGACTGCGTCTTCACGCACAAGACGAAATAG
- a CDS encoding NAD(P)/FAD-dependent oxidoreductase, with protein sequence MDYVIVGNGVSAIGAIEGIRQHDKTGTITVVSDETVPTYGRPLISYYLSDKIKFETLPFRPEEFYERNGVTMRLGSRVLSVDPAGKVLTLDCGDRINYDKLLLATGGTPVKPNMPGIDGPGVYNFTTVAHAETLKDLVDKVKKVVVIGAGLIALKAAEGFAEKGVDVTIVVRSRIMRTYFDETAGELIVNHLEKNGIRFMQGTATKEIVRYKDGAIKGVETDQGLVPADVVIVAAGVRPNMGLAVQAGLTTEKGIRVNDYMATSDADIFAAGDVAEAKDLLTGEYTVRPIWPNAYTQGRYAGRNMAGAETPYTGGLSMNSITYYGLPTISVGETNLADDDNYETAVFLDRDNSIYRKLIFKNNVLAGCILIGAIDAAGFYTSFIKNGFELDEAGKERLMEGDPSPALWPDSFIEAMMNNP encoded by the coding sequence ATGGATTACGTTATTGTAGGAAATGGTGTTTCGGCCATCGGCGCCATCGAGGGCATTCGCCAGCACGACAAGACCGGGACCATCACGGTCGTCAGTGACGAGACCGTGCCGACCTACGGCCGCCCGCTCATTTCCTATTATCTCTCGGACAAGATCAAGTTCGAGACCCTGCCGTTCCGCCCCGAGGAGTTTTACGAGCGGAACGGGGTGACCATGCGGCTGGGCTCCCGCGTCCTGTCCGTGGACCCGGCCGGAAAGGTCCTGACCCTCGACTGCGGCGACCGGATCAACTACGACAAGCTGCTGCTGGCCACGGGCGGCACCCCGGTCAAGCCGAATATGCCGGGCATCGATGGACCCGGCGTGTACAATTTCACCACCGTGGCCCATGCCGAGACCCTCAAGGACCTGGTGGACAAGGTCAAGAAGGTCGTGGTCATCGGCGCGGGCCTCATCGCCCTCAAGGCCGCCGAAGGGTTCGCCGAGAAGGGCGTGGACGTGACCATCGTGGTCCGCTCCCGGATCATGCGCACCTACTTCGACGAGACCGCCGGCGAACTCATCGTCAACCACCTGGAAAAGAACGGCATCCGCTTCATGCAGGGCACGGCCACCAAGGAGATCGTCCGCTACAAGGACGGCGCCATCAAGGGCGTGGAGACCGACCAGGGGCTCGTTCCGGCGGACGTGGTCATCGTGGCCGCTGGCGTGCGCCCGAACATGGGACTGGCCGTCCAGGCCGGACTGACCACCGAGAAGGGCATCCGCGTGAACGACTACATGGCCACCTCCGATGCGGACATCTTCGCCGCCGGCGACGTGGCCGAGGCCAAGGACCTGCTGACCGGCGAATACACGGTCCGGCCCATCTGGCCCAACGCCTACACCCAGGGTCGCTACGCGGGCCGCAACATGGCCGGGGCCGAAACCCCGTACACCGGCGGCCTGTCCATGAACTCCATCACCTACTACGGCCTGCCGACCATCTCCGTGGGCGAGACCAACCTGGCCGACGACGACAACTACGAAACCGCCGTATTCCTGGACCGCGACAACTCGATCTACCGCAAGCTCATCTTCAAGAACAACGTGCTCGCCGGATGCATCCTCATCGGGGCCATCGACGCGGCCGGGTTCTACACCAGTTTCATCAAGAACGGCTTCGAACTGGACGAGGCGGGCAAGGAACGGCTCATGGAAGGCGACCCTTCCCCGGCCCTCTGGCCCGACAGCTTCATCGAAGCCATGATGAACAACCCCTAG
- a CDS encoding biotin carboxylase N-terminal domain-containing protein produces MSIDGHKILIANRGEIAVRIMEACSDLGLPFAALYTEEDSQSGHLDVARRLGGEKSLYRIHNYLDAGDILSVADEAGATAIHPGYGFFSENYRFARRVVQRDRAMTFIGPSWEVIRDLGDKINTKRIARTLGVPTVPGSDRAIYDELEAEAIAESLFEFQAKMGINRPVVLVKASAGGGGMGIDECEDMARFRQTYRRIRNYSLRTFNDEGVLIEQRVFNFNHLEVQIVSDRSGTNPVHFGTRNCSVQSPGLQKRIEVAPGFWPQGFAYSFDAQKVLDDITGYSLSIAKEIKYDNVGTWEWIVTPNGDPFLMEVNTRIQVENGVSACISSVRGDRDVNLIREQIRIGLGDPLGYTQDDVTFDGVGIEYRLIAEDTENGFTPWVGRIEELKWQERDWLTVHTHVPTDRTYQIPTEYDPNLALAIIWGKDLEEAKERGLRFLNDLKLNGSDSAGGPMKSNVPFLLAKTANLLEF; encoded by the coding sequence GTGAGCATAGACGGACACAAGATACTCATTGCCAACCGGGGCGAGATCGCCGTGCGGATCATGGAGGCATGTTCCGACCTCGGCCTGCCCTTCGCGGCCCTGTACACCGAAGAGGACTCCCAGTCCGGCCACCTGGACGTGGCCCGCCGACTGGGCGGGGAGAAATCCCTGTACCGCATCCACAACTACCTCGACGCCGGGGACATCCTGTCCGTGGCCGATGAGGCCGGGGCCACGGCCATCCATCCCGGATACGGCTTCTTTTCCGAAAACTACCGGTTCGCCCGGCGCGTGGTCCAGCGGGACCGCGCCATGACCTTCATCGGACCCTCCTGGGAGGTCATCCGCGACCTGGGCGACAAGATCAACACCAAGCGCATCGCCCGCACCCTGGGCGTGCCCACGGTGCCCGGCTCGGACCGGGCCATCTACGACGAGCTGGAGGCCGAGGCCATCGCCGAAAGCCTGTTCGAGTTCCAGGCCAAGATGGGCATAAACAGGCCCGTGGTCCTGGTCAAGGCCTCGGCGGGCGGCGGCGGCATGGGCATCGACGAGTGCGAGGACATGGCCCGCTTCCGCCAGACCTACCGGCGCATCCGCAACTACTCCCTGCGGACCTTCAACGACGAGGGCGTGCTCATCGAGCAGCGGGTCTTCAACTTCAACCACCTGGAAGTGCAGATCGTGTCCGACCGGTCCGGGACCAACCCGGTCCACTTCGGCACGCGCAACTGCTCGGTCCAGTCGCCCGGCCTGCAAAAACGCATCGAGGTGGCCCCCGGCTTCTGGCCCCAAGGGTTCGCCTATTCGTTCGACGCCCAGAAGGTGCTCGACGACATCACCGGCTACTCCCTGTCCATCGCCAAGGAGATCAAGTACGACAACGTGGGCACCTGGGAGTGGATCGTGACCCCCAACGGCGATCCGTTCCTCATGGAGGTGAACACCCGCATCCAGGTGGAGAACGGCGTGTCGGCCTGCATCAGTTCGGTCAGGGGCGACCGCGACGTGAACCTCATCCGCGAGCAGATCCGGATCGGCTTGGGCGACCCCCTGGGCTACACCCAGGACGACGTCACCTTCGACGGCGTGGGCATCGAATACCGGCTCATCGCCGAGGACACCGAGAACGGCTTCACCCCCTGGGTGGGCCGCATCGAGGAGCTCAAGTGGCAGGAGCGGGACTGGCTGACCGTGCACACCCACGTGCCCACGGATCGCACCTACCAGATTCCCACGGAGTACGACCCCAACCTGGCCCTGGCCATCATCTGGGGCAAGGACCTGGAGGAGGCCAAGGAGCGCGGCCTTCGGTTCCTGAACGACCTGAAGCTGAACGGCTCCGACTCCGCCGGGGGACCCATGAAGTCGAACGTCCCCTTCCTCCTCGCAAAAACCGCCAACCTCCTCGAATTCTAA
- a CDS encoding carboxyl transferase domain-containing protein, translating into MNIEKTLQSLLGRVNYARDILGNKSRPELDAFATEISGFQAKNADLTEEQTIRAVESLDKRLSTMETAIDAQLTAMDKVRIVRHPQRASLKDILENVYDNYTEMGGQDEHSIDPGMLIARAYITRRRGKKIINQPVMVVGQEKGHGEEFRNGGSIKPWGNSKALKYMKVAAREQIPIHAYVNTPGSYPIEDFPGAAQQIAENIYEMAGLDVPIVAIFSEGGSGGAEAIGMADKRLMLSHGYYSVISPEGAAAIEGHIRGSERAPAELIESCALAQRITAQDNLAGGYIDGIIQEPPLGARADHFDFFKQVREQVIRATDEVALSVRGVHLFRAVALRHFKKNTDVIVRWSLNEKARERLVAKRFRKYRRMAQQAYQDNRSLLEKMSATSSGIVSNTTSLILYGLIKPFKQRVERIAEEFLDEVHVITARFYAMFRGLLRKVGVTSGMDRQKEMELTGLSQSEPETPALVNDSDYVSPQALVDREITCPHSKKRGCLDIWARDLFTDYAGVCPNCGYNFPMEYQWYLHNVFDRGSVREFNRDIASGNPTKFPNFDARIEAAKKKTGLESSCLTFNATLEGLRVTCATLVANFRGGSVGAAEGEKFIRALELAQTKHQPFLAYIHGTAGIRIQEGVNGLIQMPRVTMAVRRYIEEGGLYIVLYDTNSYAGPVASFLGCSPYQYAVRSSRIGFAGPGVIKETTGMEIPPNYHNCYKALSRGHIQGVWSRKDIRKNLHQAFLTIGGRNLYYR; encoded by the coding sequence ATGAATATAGAAAAAACACTGCAGTCCCTCCTGGGCCGGGTCAACTACGCCCGCGACATCCTGGGCAACAAGTCCCGCCCCGAGCTCGACGCGTTCGCCACGGAGATCAGCGGGTTCCAGGCGAAGAACGCGGACCTGACCGAGGAGCAGACCATCCGGGCCGTTGAGTCCCTGGACAAACGGCTGTCCACCATGGAGACGGCCATCGACGCCCAGCTGACCGCCATGGACAAGGTGCGCATCGTCCGCCACCCCCAACGGGCCAGCCTCAAGGACATCCTCGAGAACGTCTACGACAACTACACCGAGATGGGCGGCCAGGACGAGCACTCCATCGACCCCGGCATGCTCATCGCCCGCGCCTACATCACCCGGCGCCGGGGCAAAAAGATCATCAACCAGCCGGTCATGGTCGTGGGCCAGGAAAAGGGCCACGGCGAGGAGTTCCGCAACGGCGGCTCCATCAAGCCGTGGGGCAACTCCAAGGCGCTCAAGTACATGAAGGTCGCGGCGCGGGAGCAGATCCCCATCCACGCCTACGTGAACACGCCGGGCTCCTACCCCATTGAGGACTTTCCGGGCGCTGCCCAGCAGATCGCGGAAAACATTTACGAAATGGCCGGACTGGACGTGCCCATCGTGGCCATCTTCTCCGAGGGCGGATCGGGCGGCGCCGAGGCCATCGGCATGGCCGACAAACGCCTCATGCTCTCCCACGGCTACTACTCGGTCATCTCGCCCGAGGGCGCGGCGGCCATCGAGGGCCACATCCGGGGCTCCGAACGCGCCCCGGCCGAACTCATCGAGTCCTGCGCCCTGGCCCAGCGGATCACCGCCCAGGACAACCTGGCGGGCGGCTACATCGACGGCATCATCCAGGAGCCTCCGCTGGGCGCCCGGGCCGATCACTTCGACTTCTTCAAGCAGGTCCGCGAGCAGGTCATCCGGGCCACGGACGAGGTGGCCCTCAGCGTGCGGGGCGTGCACCTGTTCCGCGCCGTGGCCCTGCGCCACTTCAAGAAGAACACCGACGTCATCGTCCGCTGGTCCCTGAACGAGAAGGCCCGCGAGCGGCTGGTGGCCAAACGGTTCCGCAAATACCGGCGCATGGCCCAGCAGGCCTACCAGGACAACCGCTCCCTGCTGGAAAAGATGAGCGCCACCAGCTCCGGCATCGTCTCCAACACGACCAGCCTGATCCTGTACGGGCTGATCAAGCCGTTCAAGCAGCGCGTGGAGCGCATCGCGGAGGAGTTCCTGGACGAGGTCCACGTGATCACGGCCAGGTTCTACGCCATGTTCCGGGGGCTGCTGCGCAAGGTCGGCGTCACCTCGGGCATGGACAGGCAGAAGGAGATGGAGCTGACCGGTCTGTCCCAGTCCGAGCCTGAAACGCCCGCCCTGGTCAACGACAGCGACTACGTCTCCCCCCAGGCCCTGGTGGACCGCGAGATCACCTGCCCGCACTCCAAGAAGCGCGGCTGCCTGGACATCTGGGCGCGCGACCTGTTCACCGACTACGCGGGCGTCTGCCCCAACTGCGGCTACAACTTCCCCATGGAGTACCAGTGGTACCTCCACAACGTCTTCGACCGGGGCTCGGTGCGCGAGTTCAACCGGGACATCGCCTCGGGCAACCCGACCAAGTTCCCCAACTTCGACGCCCGCATTGAGGCCGCCAAGAAGAAGACCGGCCTTGAGTCCAGCTGCCTGACCTTCAACGCCACCCTGGAGGGGCTGCGCGTGACCTGCGCCACCCTGGTGGCCAACTTCCGGGGCGGCTCCGTGGGCGCGGCCGAGGGCGAGAAGTTCATCCGCGCCCTGGAACTGGCCCAGACCAAGCACCAGCCCTTCCTGGCCTACATCCACGGCACGGCGGGCATCCGCATCCAGGAGGGCGTCAACGGCCTGATCCAGATGCCCAGGGTGACCATGGCCGTGCGCCGCTACATCGAGGAAGGCGGCCTGTACATCGTGCTCTACGACACCAACTCCTACGCCGGGCCCGTGGCCTCCTTCCTGGGCTGTTCGCCCTACCAGTACGCAGTGCGCTCGTCGCGCATCGGCTTCGCCGGCCCCGGCGTCATCAAGGAGACCACAGGCATGGAGATCCCGCCCAACTACCACAACTGCTACAAGGCCCTGTCCAGGGGCCACATCCAGGGCGTGTGGAGCCGCAAGGATATCCGCAAGAACCTGCACCAGGCCTTCCTGACCATCGGCGGACGGAACCTCTACTACCGCTAA